In one window of Pagrus major chromosome 12, Pma_NU_1.0 DNA:
- the LOC141006177 gene encoding uncharacterized protein gives MKLNVSMISFFYRKTKGSMKYEDIISKSLLVHSGSPAVYQLKPKTEKIGPLRRMTLGEKDLNQSNRSILLVGATGAGKSALVNALVNYTMGVKWEDEVWFQIVEEEKKRQSASQTSDVIVYQIFGFEGETLPYSLTIIDTPGFGDTRGIELDAAISERLLDWFRSDDGVHEINAVGLVLKATENRLDERLMYIFDSVVSLFGKNMEENIVALITHSSGTTYKKALKALEAANIKCAKYGNNQPVHFLFDNCQQEDRTEDPEEELELAFTKTTKGLKKFTDFLEKTRPQKLKTTVDVLNERVRLKACIQNLKEKIQTTELIQTEIQQTREALKKHEEEMKNDEKFTVEVDEVYKEKEDISAGRSWWFGCFYEGATCCTVCEENCHYPCTVAPRPEKCKVQKDGRCTSCTGKCPVSDHVKEDWIYVTKTRKVKKTLRDLKEKYEENKEEHENKLSLLEILEKKMEKLVKQRDQMLEKSFQHVVNLEQIALKVDSVSTHVHLDFLIEKMKEKGDREKIQKLEEMKSRMEEDTGFKAALQYSFNKLTSVVTGTKK, from the coding sequence atgaaattaaatgtttcaatGATCTCCTTCTTctacaggaaaacaaaaggctcaATGAAATACGAGGACATCATCTCCAAGAGTCTTCTTGTCCATTCAGGATCTCCTGCTGTCTACCAGCTGAAACCAAAGACAGAGAAGATTGGACCTCTAAGAAGAATGACTCTTGGTGAAAAAGATCTGAACCAGTCAAACAGATCCATCTTACTTGTGGGAGCAACAGGAGCAGGAAAATCTGCTCTGGTCAACGCTCTGGTCAACTACACCATGGGAGTGAAGTGGGAGGACGAGGTCTGGTTTCAGAttgtagaggaggagaagaaaagacaatCAGCGAGTCAGACATCAGATGTGATCGTGTACCAGATCTTTGGATTTGAAGGTGAAACTCTGCCCTACTCTCTGACCATCATCGATACTCCTGGATTCGGAGACACCAGAGGGATTGAACTAGATGCTGCAATCAGTGAAAGATTATTAGACTGGTTCCGCTCAGATGATGGAGTTCATGAGATTAATGCAGTGGGTCTGGTGCTGAAAGCAACTGAGAATCGACTGGATGAAAGACTGATGTACATCTTTGATTCAGTGGTGTCtctgtttggaaaaaacatggaggagaaCATCGTTGCTCTCATCACACACTCAAGTGGTACGACATATAAAAAGGCCCTGAAAGCTCTCGAGGCTGCAAACATTAAATGTGCCAAATATGGAAATAATCAGcctgttcacttcctgtttgataaCTGCCAGCAAGAAGACAGGACAGAGGACCCAGAAGAAGAGCTTGAATTagcatttacaaaaacaactaaaGGACTGAAGAAGTTCACAGACTTTCTGGAAAAAACTAGACCACAAAAGCTGAAGACAACTGTGGATGTTCTGAATGAGCGAGTCAGACTGAAAGCCTGCATCCAAAACCTGAAAGAGAAGATTCAGACGACTGAACTAATACAGACAGAAATCCAACAGACCCGGGAAGCTCTGAAGAAACatgaagaagagatgaagaatGATGAGAAGTTCACTGTAGAAGTTGATGAGGTctacaaagagaaagaagataTCAGTGCTGGGAGGAGTTGGTGGTTCGGGTGCTTTTATGAAGGAGCTACCTGCTGTACAGTCTGTGAGGAGAACTGTCACTATCCATGCACAGTGGCCCCGAGACCAGAAAAGTGTAAGGTCCAGAAAGATGGCCGCTGCACTTCATGTACTGGGAAGTGTCCTGTGTCAGATCATGTGAAAGAAGACTGGATCTATGTGACCAAGacaagaaaagttaaaaagacCCTACGAGATTTGAAAGAGAAGTATGAAGAGAACAAGGAGGAACATGAGAACAAGTTGAGCCTTTTGGAAATTCTtgagaagaaaatggaaaaacttgTGAAACAGAGAGATCAGATGTTGGAGAAGTCCTTCCAGCATGTTGTCAATCTGGAGCAGATCGCCCTGAAAGTTGATTCAGTGTCCACTCATGTCCACTTGGACTTCCTGATTgagaagatgaaggagaaaggagacagagagaagattCAGAAACTGGAAGAGATGAAGAGTCGAATGGAGGAGGATACAGGATTTAAAGCCGCGCTGCAGTACAGCTTTAATAAACTAACATCAGTAGTTACAGGAACAAAGAAGTGA